A genomic window from Caballeronia sp. SBC1 includes:
- the rsmI gene encoding 16S rRNA (cytidine(1402)-2'-O)-methyltransferase, whose product MTPLSELALGQQFPAGALYIVATPIGNVADITVRALHVLGLVDRVAAEDTRNTSQLLSRYGISKPTIAVHEHNERSAAENVIAHLRNGERIACVSDAGTPGISDPGARLVDAVREAGFPVIPLPGASALTTALSVAGAWVHTFSFIGFLATKPRQRDTQLQSLLTHTPALVFYEAPHRIVETVQALERAFGGERQLLIARELTKLHESIHRCTLAEGPTWLSGDANRQRGEFVLVVEGAPQKEAADDAHDALLATLLEELSVSSAARLAATLTGASRNALYTRALAMDKARGEQGENERE is encoded by the coding sequence ATGACTCCACTCTCCGAATTGGCCCTTGGCCAGCAGTTTCCGGCTGGCGCGCTCTATATAGTCGCGACGCCTATCGGCAATGTCGCGGACATTACGGTGCGCGCGCTGCATGTGCTCGGACTTGTCGACCGGGTGGCCGCCGAGGACACGCGGAACACGTCGCAACTACTGTCGCGCTATGGCATTTCGAAGCCGACCATCGCGGTACACGAGCACAACGAGCGCAGCGCCGCCGAGAACGTGATCGCGCATCTGCGCAATGGCGAGCGCATTGCGTGCGTGTCCGACGCAGGCACCCCGGGTATTTCCGACCCCGGCGCGAGACTGGTCGATGCCGTGCGCGAAGCGGGCTTTCCCGTTATTCCTTTGCCGGGCGCAAGCGCCCTCACCACCGCGCTCAGCGTAGCCGGCGCATGGGTTCACACGTTTTCGTTCATCGGCTTTCTTGCCACCAAACCCAGGCAACGCGACACCCAATTGCAGTCGCTGCTCACCCACACGCCCGCACTCGTGTTCTACGAAGCGCCGCACAGGATTGTGGAAACCGTGCAGGCGCTCGAGCGCGCGTTCGGTGGCGAGCGGCAATTGCTGATTGCCCGTGAGCTGACCAAGTTACATGAGAGCATCCATCGATGCACCCTGGCCGAAGGGCCAACGTGGCTATCCGGCGATGCAAACCGGCAACGCGGCGAGTTCGTTCTCGTAGTGGAAGGCGCGCCGCAGAAGGAGGCGGCGGACGACGCGCATGACGCGTTGCTCGCGACTTTGCTGGAGGAGTTGTCGGTGAGCAGCGCTGCAAGACTGGCGGCAACGCTGACGGGCGCATCGCGCAACGCGCTTTACACAAGGGCGCTGGCAATGGATAAAGCACGCGGAGAACAGGGCGAAAACGAGCGGGAATGA
- a CDS encoding MBL fold metallo-hydrolase, with the protein MKVALIPVTPFQQNCSIVVCEATGRAVVVDPGGEVERIISAAGQLEVTVDKVLLTHGHLDHCGGAKALADHYGVEIHGPHTEDAFWIEQLPAQSKRFGFGDAQAFTPDRWLQDGDSVQFGDETMEVYHCPGHTPGHVIFFSRMNRVALVGDVLFAGSIGRTDFPRGNHADLVRSVQEKLWPLGDDVTFVPGHGPTSTFGHERRTNPFVADRMSA; encoded by the coding sequence ATGAAGGTCGCCCTTATTCCCGTGACACCATTCCAGCAAAATTGTTCGATCGTTGTGTGCGAAGCAACGGGCCGTGCGGTCGTCGTCGATCCAGGCGGCGAAGTCGAGCGGATCATCAGCGCAGCAGGACAACTCGAGGTGACCGTCGACAAGGTGCTGCTCACGCACGGGCATCTGGATCACTGCGGCGGAGCAAAGGCGCTCGCGGATCACTACGGCGTAGAGATCCATGGACCACACACCGAAGATGCTTTCTGGATTGAACAGTTGCCGGCTCAAAGCAAACGCTTCGGCTTCGGCGACGCGCAAGCCTTCACGCCCGACCGGTGGCTGCAAGATGGCGACTCGGTTCAGTTTGGCGACGAAACCATGGAGGTCTACCACTGCCCCGGACATACACCGGGCCATGTGATCTTCTTCAGCCGCATGAATCGCGTGGCATTGGTGGGCGACGTGCTGTTTGCGGGTTCAATCGGCCGGACAGATTTTCCGCGCGGCAACCATGCTGACCTCGTGCGCTCCGTGCAGGAAAAGCTTTGGCCGCTAGGCGACGACGTCACGTTCGTGCCAGGCCACGGTCCCACGTCCACGTTCGGGCATGAACGTCGCACCAACCCGTTTGTCGCCGACCGGATGAGCGCATGA
- a CDS encoding septal ring lytic transglycosylase RlpA family protein — protein MNVRLTGRFGSLLVFAILTGCAMPPSGSDQASALKTGSRLTTANNAANLGRGPAGAAAPLAYDSQLNALPSSASNSSNTSSLANAKPITAGPDVSDFEQQGRASWYGRGFHGRKTASGERYDMHALTAAHRTLPLASWVRVTNEANQKTVVVKINDRGPYARGRVIDLSYAAAAVLGMRGAGVGKVKIEGLTPQEARAAARDQSLASLNPVD, from the coding sequence ATGAATGTACGACTAACCGGTCGTTTCGGGAGTCTTTTGGTCTTTGCAATCCTCACGGGTTGCGCCATGCCGCCAAGCGGCAGCGATCAGGCCAGCGCGCTGAAAACCGGCTCGCGGCTGACCACTGCAAACAACGCTGCGAACCTGGGCCGAGGCCCGGCGGGTGCCGCTGCACCGCTCGCTTACGACTCCCAGCTGAATGCATTGCCTTCGTCAGCCAGCAATTCGTCCAACACATCCTCGCTCGCCAACGCGAAGCCCATCACTGCCGGACCTGATGTCAGCGACTTCGAGCAGCAGGGCCGCGCCTCCTGGTATGGCCGCGGTTTCCATGGTCGCAAGACGGCCAGCGGCGAGCGCTATGACATGCACGCGCTCACCGCAGCGCATCGCACGTTACCGCTGGCTTCCTGGGTTCGCGTGACCAATGAGGCGAATCAGAAGACGGTGGTGGTCAAGATCAACGACCGCGGCCCGTACGCGCGTGGCCGCGTGATTGATCTTTCCTATGCCGCCGCCGCAGTACTGGGCATGCGTGGCGCGGGTGTCGGAAAGGTGAAGATCGAAGGCTTGACGCCGCAAGAAGCGCGGGCGGCGGCACGAGATCAATCGCTGGCATCGCTTAACCCGGTCGACTGA
- a CDS encoding YraN family protein, whose protein sequence is MRAGGMRRTSLCHAMRDNFLGNGVSKTIGSAFEQRALEYLQRQRLRFVTRNFACRGGEIDLVMREIGSQRALVFVEVRARRSRQFAAAAASVGAHKQRRLVLAAQHYLMTWRGALPVCRFDVIAFDAGRIVWLRDAFRADTS, encoded by the coding sequence ATGAGGGCGGGTGGCATGCGGAGGACGTCATTGTGCCACGCGATGAGGGACAACTTTTTGGGGAACGGGGTGTCGAAAACAATCGGAAGCGCGTTCGAGCAACGCGCGCTTGAATATCTGCAGCGGCAGCGCCTGCGTTTTGTCACCCGCAATTTCGCTTGTCGCGGTGGCGAAATCGATCTCGTGATGCGTGAGATCGGCAGTCAGCGCGCCCTCGTGTTTGTGGAGGTACGCGCGCGGCGCAGTCGCCAGTTCGCGGCAGCGGCGGCGAGTGTTGGCGCGCATAAACAGCGGCGGCTGGTGCTCGCAGCGCAGCACTACCTGATGACGTGGCGCGGGGCGTTGCCCGTGTGCCGCTTCGACGTGATCGCGTTCGACGCGGGCCGTATCGTGTGGTTACGCGATGCTTTTCGCGCCGATACGTCGTGA
- a CDS encoding SIS domain-containing protein: protein MSVERIQQHFRENAAVHREALDTLAFPVAAAIDVLFGALANGSRILTCGNGGSAANSQRLASALVGHFERERPGLPAIALDANVLTLTGIGNNSAFDEIYSKQIRSLGQAGDVLVVISTSGNSVNLLSAIQAAHEREMFVIALTGAGGGVISEVLADTDIHICVPSERPARIQEVHLLTIHCLCDGIDAMLLGDE from the coding sequence ATGTCCGTCGAACGTATCCAGCAACATTTCCGCGAAAACGCGGCAGTCCATCGCGAAGCACTCGACACGCTTGCTTTCCCCGTCGCCGCAGCCATTGACGTGCTGTTCGGCGCGCTCGCCAACGGCTCTCGGATCCTCACGTGCGGCAACGGCGGATCAGCGGCTAACTCACAGAGGCTCGCGTCTGCGCTGGTAGGGCATTTCGAGCGTGAGCGGCCTGGCTTGCCGGCCATTGCACTGGACGCAAATGTCCTGACGCTCACGGGCATTGGCAACAACTCGGCGTTTGACGAGATTTATTCGAAGCAGATCCGCTCGCTCGGACAAGCCGGCGACGTTTTGGTAGTGATCTCCACGTCCGGCAACTCGGTCAACCTGCTCTCGGCGATCCAGGCCGCGCATGAGCGCGAGATGTTCGTGATCGCGTTGACAGGCGCGGGCGGCGGCGTGATCAGCGAAGTGCTCGCCGATACCGACATCCATATCTGCGTGCCGTCCGAACGGCCGGCACGAATCCAGGAAGTCCATCTGCTAACCATTCACTGTCTGTGCGACGGCATCGACGCGATGCTGCTGGGCGACGAATGA